Proteins encoded by one window of Brienomyrus brachyistius isolate T26 chromosome 1, BBRACH_0.4, whole genome shotgun sequence:
- the LOC125751256 gene encoding overexpressed in colon carcinoma 1 protein-like codes for MGCGNSSATSTSEGGPAEASKDMTEESSQDDEKRRNYGGVYVGLPTEMSTVAASQSKSSSQD; via the exons ATGGGCTGTGGGAATTCCTCGGCCACCAGCACCTCTGAAGGGG GTCCCGCGGAAGCTTCCAAAGACAT GACAGAAGAATCCTCCCAAGACGATGAAAAAAGAAG GAACTATGGCGGAGTTTATGTTGGGCTGCCTACTGAAATGAGTACAGTTGCTGCCAGCCAGTCCAAGTCCTCATCTCAAG ATTAA